One Salvia splendens isolate huo1 chromosome 22, SspV2, whole genome shotgun sequence DNA segment encodes these proteins:
- the LOC121785814 gene encoding uncharacterized protein LOC121785814 translates to MHGRFRREGEGSCRSLQCSISWHMHPTVIAADSNSFFKDGRKINVGDCALFKPPQDSPPFIGLIRRLTLSKDNNLRIGVNWLYRPAELTLEKGPLLDGAPNEIFYSFHKDETLAASLLHPCKVAFLPRGAELPTGTSSFVCRRVYDIENKCLWWLTDQDYFNEHQEEVNQLLDKTKKEMHGTLQPGGRSPKQANGLTSAAQLKPSSENAQNSGTSLPSQTKGKKRERGDHSTDSIKRERFSKTDDSGSGPHKIENNVKSDIAKISEKGGVVDFEGVEKLLQLMQHRVEKKLDLISRSMLAGVIAATEKIECLSRFVQLKGLSVFDEWLQEIHKGKVGGGNNSKDADKSVEEFLLVLLCALDKLPVNLPALQTCNIGRSVNHLRSHKNVEIQRKARSLVDTWKKRVQAEMTNIDAETGSAQGGPVWSSKSRLPEASHAGSRTLSGSDVAVKSSITQHSASKTTSVKSSHGENNTKSASSSPGPVKPSSPAASVKESQPGTSTGGSDTPEAPLTREDRSSSSNQSHIYSPSISTKEEGKISAAISASASKISSSSSRNRKGGGFPGVSGVHKDSSSSRSLSSIRNCTSDKVSQSGMATERVSDGPLLEAGNPKLIVKIPNRSRSPSQGVSGVSPEDPSALSSQSSQPVLLDKLDQFDNNSRTKSDVLRCNASPDTNVESCRVNDMKGIVSGSGSAAVLLEEEKSMSAEDSRQSAEGPKKNQLKCGKLHETSFSPMNALIESCVKYSEAHSSLSPEDDVGMNLLASVAAGEMSRSELISPTGSTERSTPATGVCVSADAKSKSSPEDQIRGTESQQLCGDGEGGLKKQVFLNGSCLEDGLHVPKQASFTPDMDRRPSHTSADMAAGEKNKPYDNASTDSRSTADHKIEVSKNLTQLTGANQKTGDGEVNEEYQEEKTPTSDSCMDNIVDCKKNGTNVAGTEYKSGDDLSDTAKGITIAEDASLNQLCNIECKSDLKDGLMVGANPMKKITATVVKSELKDRVIDEKPQQTSSQPILSEDGDEMKVREIDEKNIKAFVSEVERGDINRRVDRNTAPDACSAGSCSTSHGLKSHNMETATEKKVINEPVSLPETGFPASVANEGHTNNNIRGSKPLGSKVDEVESASNVAKTPSAAAGADSDTKVRFDLNEGFTVDDGKFGEPESLAASVSTAVQMSNSLQFSVNPYPTLHPASITVAAAAKGPFVPPEDLLRSKGELGWKGSAATSAFRPAEPRKAIEAPLATTNFSCDASASKNGRTMLDIDLNIDLNEPDEKVLEETASRDSYVVNDSSILLNNSSGFTPVLGSGGLDLDLNRVDESNENGQCSTSRSYNEESSLLHLKPSGDLMSADVQRGFDLNDQPGFDDGSAEHLRTTQQVKVALTSQLPSIGLRANNPGLGGLSSWFPPASTYSTVAIPSIIPDRTDQSFPVIPPGASQRMFSPASISSFTPDAYRGSVLSSSPAVSFPSGPFQFPVFPYGHSFPLPSASFPIGGTSYADASSGTRFFVPPVNSQLLGPVGAISTQFQRPFMVSLPDNSSNSGLENSRTWSRQGLDLNAGPGTVEGDAREDNLPHLSSQHSVISTRAQAEEQARLYPVSGLKRTEPDGGWDKENFRYKQSWQ, encoded by the exons ATGCATGGGAGGTTTCGGAGGGAAGGTGAGGGGAGTTGCAGAAGTCTACAGTGCAGTATCAGTTGGCATATGCACCCAACTGTAATTGCTGCGGATTCAAATTCGTTTTTTAAG GATGGTCGCAAAATCAATGTTGGCGATTGTGCTCTTTTCAAACCTCCACAGGATTCTCCGCCTTTTATTGGTTTAATTCGTCGGTTGACATTAAGTAAAGATAATAACTTGCGGATAGGAGTTAATTGGCTTTATCGACCTGCTGAGCTAACTCTCGAAAAAGGTCCTCTCTTGGACGGTGCACCAAACGAAATCTTTTACTCCTTTCATAAAGACGAAACCCTTGCTGCCTCTTTACTTCATCCGTGTAAAGTTGCATTTCTTCCTAGAGGTGCTGAACTTCCCACAGGGACATCCTCTTTTGTTTGTCGGCGCGTCTATGACATTGAAAACAAGTGTTTATGGTGGCTAACAGATCAAGATTACTTTAAT GAGCATCAAGAAGAAGTAAACCAGCTTTTAGacaaaacaaagaaagaaaTGCACGGAACATTGCAGCCTGGTGGCCGCTCCCCGAAACAAGCTAATGGCCTAACTTCAGCAGCACAATTGAAACCTAGTTCAGAGAATGCCCAGAATAGTGGAACTTCCCTTCCTTCTCAAACCAAGGGTAAAAAAAGGGAAAGAGGAGACCATTCCACTGATTCTATCAAACGGGAGCGTTTCTCAAAGACAGATGATAGTGGCTCTGGTCCacacaaaattgaaaataatgtgAAATCTGATATTGCAAAAATATCCGAGAAAGGTGGAGTTGTAGATTTTGAAGGGGTTGAGAAGCTTTTACAATTAATGCAGCATAGAGTGGAGAAGAAATTGGATTTAATTAGCCGTTCTATGCTTGCTGGTGTAATAGCTGCAACTGAGAAGATTGAGTGCCTCAGTCGGTTTGTGCAGCTGAAGGGTTTGTCTGTATTTGATGAGTGGCTCCAGGAGATCCATAAGGGGAAGGTTGGTGGTGGGAATAATTCAAAGGATGCTGACAAATCTGTGGAGGAATTTCTTTTGGTTTTACTTTGTGCACTGGATAAACTTCCTGTAAACCTCCCTGCGCTCCAAACATGCAACATTGGTAGATCTGTGAATCATCTACGATCACATAAAAACGTAGAAATTCAAAGAAAGGCTCGAAGTTTAGTTGACACGTGGAAGAAACGTGTTCAGGCGGAAATGACTAATATTGACGCGGAGACTGGTTCCGCCCAAGGTGGACCCGTGTGGTCTTCCAAATCACGCCTCCCAGAGGCTTCCCATGCTGGTAGCAGAACACTTAGTGGATCTGATGTTGCTGTGAAAAGCTCTATCACTCAACATTCTGCATCTAAAACAACTTCAGTAAAGTCCTCGCATGGAGAAAATAACACAAAGTCTGCATCTTCATCTCCTGGTCCAGTAAAACCATCTTCGCCAGCGGCATCTGTTAAGGAGAGCCAACCTGGAACTTCTACTGGTGGCAGTGACACTCCTGAAGCCCCTCTGACTAGGGAGGATAGGAGCAGCAGTTCAAATCAGTCTCATATTTACAGTCCGTCAATTTCAACAAAGGAGGAGGGAAAGATTTCGGCTGCTATTTCTGCATCTGCTAGTAAGATATCAAGCAGTAGCTCTCGAAATAGAAAAGGTGGTGGTTTTCCAGGGGTTAGTGGAGTTCACAAAGACAGCAGCTCTAGCAGAAGTTTATCATCGATAAGAAATTGTACCTCAGATAAAGTATCTCAATCTGGTATGGCGACTGAAAGGGTTAGTGATGGACCGTTGCTTGAAGCAGGCAATCCGAAGCTAATTGTTAAGATACCAAACCGGTCACGGAGTCCAAGTCAAGGTGTCAGTGGAGTATCTCCTGAAGATCCTTCTGCTCTGAGTAGCCAATCATCTCAACCAGTGCTTTTGGACAAACTTGATCAGTTCGACAATAACTCAAGGACGAAGAGTGATGTTCTTCGATGTAATGCTAGTCCTGACACGAATGTTGAATCTTGTCGAGTCAATGATATGAAAGGTATAGTGAGTGGATCTGGGTCAGCTGCTGTTCTTCTCGAAGAAGAAAAAAGTATGTCAGCTGAAGACTCCAGGCAATCTGCGGAAGGCCCAAAAAAGAACCAACTAAAATGTGGAAAGTTGCATGAAACTTCTTTTAGCCCCATGAATGCTTTAATTGAAAGCTGTGTTAAATATTCGGAAGCGCACTCTTCATTATCTCCTGAGGATGATGTAGGGATGAACTTACTTGCTAGTGTGGCAGCTGGTGAAATGTCAAGATCAGAGTTGATTTCACCTACTGGTTCAACTGAAAGAAGCACACCTGCAACAGGAGTTTGCGTTAGTGCTGATGCAAAATCAAAGTCTTCTCCCGAAGATCAAATTCGAGGAACTGAAAGTCAGCAGCTTTGTGGTGACGGAGAAGGTGGTCTCAAGAAACAGGTTTTTTTAAATGGTTCATGCTTGGAAGATGGATTACATGTGCCTAAACAAGCATCATTTACTCCGGACATGGATCGTCGTCCATCCCATACTTCTGCAGACATGGCAGCTGGAGAGAAAAACAAACCCTATGACAATGCTAGCACAGATTCTAGAAGCACTGCTGACCATAAAATAGAGGTTAGTAAGAATTTGACTCAATTGACTGGTGCCAATCAGAAGACTGGAGATGGTGAAGTAAATGAAGAATATCAGGAGGAAAAGACCCCAACAAGTGATTCTTGCATGGATAATATTGTCGACtgtaaaaaaaatggaactaATGTTGCAGGGACCGAGTACAAATCTGGTGATGATCTCTCAGACACAGCTAAGGGGATTACTATTGCTGAAGATGCATCTCTGAACCAATTGTGTAATATCGAGTGCAAGAGTGATTTGAAGGATGGATTGATGGTGGGTGCTAATCCCATGAAGAAAATCACTGCTACAGTTGTAAAGTCTGAACTCAAAGATAGAGTTATTGATGAGAAGCCACAACAAACCTCATCACAACCAATACTTTCTGAAGATGGTGATGAAATGAAAGTTAGGGAAATTGATGAAAAGAATATCAAGGCTTTTGTGAGTGAGGTTGAAAGGGGTGACATCAATAGGAGAGTGGACAGAAACACAGCTCCTGATGCCTGTAGTGCTGGTTCATGTTCCACTAGTCATGGTCTAAAAAGTCATAATATGGAAACAGCTACAGAAAAGAAAGTGATCAACGAACCAGTTTCACTGCCTGAGACAGGGTTTCCTGCATCTGTTGCCAATGAAGGGCATACAAATAACAACATTAGAGGATCAAAGCCTCTTGGCAGTAAAGTTGACGAAGTAGAATCTGCTTCAAATGTTGCCAAAACGCCCTCTGCTGCAGCAGGAGCAGATTCAGATACGAAAGTAAGGTTTGATTTGAATGAAGGGTTTACTGTTGATGATGGAAAATTTGGGGAGCCAGAGAGTTTGGCGGCCTCTGTTTCAACAGCTGTTCAGATGTCCAACAGTCTGCAATTTTCTGTAAATCCTTATCCTACCCTCCATCCTGCTTCCATTACTGTGGCTGCTGCTGCAAAGGGCCCCTTTGTTCCTCCAGAGGACCTACTGAGAAGTAAAGGGGAATTGGGTTGGAAGGGATCTGCTGCCACTAGTGCATTTCGGCCAGCTGAACCTAGAAAAGCAATTGAAGCGCCTTTGGCTACAACTAATTTCTCATGTGATGCTTCTGCCAGTAAAAATGGCCGCACTATGTTGGATATAGATCTCAATATAGACCTAAATGAGCCAGATGAAAAAGTTCTTGAGGAGACAGCTTCTCGAGATTCTTATGTGGTTAATGATAGTTCTATATTGCTTAATAACAGTTCTGGTTTTACACCAGTTCTTGGCTCTGGTGGGCTGGATCTTGATTTGAATAGAGTTGATGAATCCAATGAGAATGGACAGTGTTCTACCAGCCGGAGTTATAATGAAGAGAGTTCTTTATTGCATCTCAAACCCTCGGGAGACTTAATGTCTGCTGATGTTCAAAGGGGTTTTGATCTCAATGATCAGCCTGGGTTTGATGATGGTAGTGCAGAGCACTTAAGGACCACTCAACAAGTCAAAGTTGCTTTGACATCCCAGTTGCCTTCTATTGGTCTTAGAGCAAATAATCCAGGACTAGGTGGTTTGTCGTCTTGGTTCCCACCAGCTAGTACTTATTCAACTGTGGCGATTCCATCAATTATACCTGATCGTACCGACCAATCCTTTCCAGTAATTCCACCTGGAGCATCACAGAGAATGTTTAGCCCTGCTAGCATATCTTCATTTACACCTGATGCTTACCGTGGATCAGTATTGTCATCATCTCCTGCTGTGTCATTCCCATCTGGTCCTTTCCAGTTTCCTGTGTTCCCTTATGGGCACTCTTTTCCTCTTCCATCTGCCAGTTTTCCAATCGGTGGAACCTCATATGCAGATGCCTCATCTGGTACTAGGTTTTTTGTACCACCTGTCAATTCTCAGTTGTTGGGACCAGTTGGTGCAATTTCAACCCAATTTCAGAGACCGTTTATGGTCAGCCTTCCAGATAATAGCAGCAATAGTGGACTGGAAAACAGCCGAACATGGAGTAGACAAGGTCTTGACCTCAATGCTGGCCCTGGAACTGTTGAAGGTGATGCCAGGGAAGATAATTTGCCTCATTTATCAAGTCAACACTCTGTTATCAGTACACGTGCGCAAGCAGAGGAACAAGCTAGGCTCTATCCAGTTTCAGGTTTGAAGAGGACGGAACCCGACGGAGGGTGGGATAAAGAAAACTTCAGATACAAGCAGTCATGGCAGTAG